In Shewanella glacialimarina, the genomic stretch ACCGGATAATAATTGTTTAAAATTATCCATACCCACAATCAGTGCTATTGGTAAACCAATCGCTGACCATAAAGAATAGCGGCCACCGACCCAATCCCACATAGGGAAAATATTGCCGGCATCCATACCAAACTCAGTCGCTTTAGCGACATTTGAGGTAACAGCAACAAAGTGCTGGGCAACGTCGCTCTGTGATGCTCCTTGTGCTAAAAACCACTCTTTTGCACTTAGGGTATTAGTGAGCGTTTCTTGCGTGCTAAACGACTTTGATGACATGACAAATAACGTTGTCTCAGCGTTCAGCCCCTTCAATTTCTCACAAATCGATGTTGCATCCACATTGGCAACAAAATGACAATTTAGTTCTTTCCAATAAGGTCTTAACGCCTGAGTCACTATTTTCGGGCCTAGAAAAGACCCGCCAATACCAATACTAATGATATCTGTAATCGCTTTTCCTGTGTAGCCTTTCCATTGACCACTTTGTACTTGTTCAACAAACTTAGCCATCTTGGTAAGAGTTTGCTGTACTTCAGGAACAATGTTTTTTCCGTCAGCTTGAATATCTTGGTCAGCCATACTGCGAAGTGCGGTGTGAAGTACTGCACGTTGCTCAGTATTGTTGATAATGTCACCGGAAAACATTGCGGTGATTTTATCTTGTAGCTGCGCCTCATTAGCAAGTTTAAATAACAACGCCAAGGTTTCTTTATCAGCACGGTTTTTTGAGTAATCTAGCAGTAAACCACAGCTTTTTAGGTGCATTGAGTTAAAACGTTGCTCATCTTGACTAAATAGCTCACGCATATGAGGCAGCGCGGCTGCATTACTGATTAACTGTCGCCATGTAGATGATTGTGTTAATTGAGTCATTAATTCACACTCCTTGTTTAGCTTAATTTCTCTTTTAGCATGACCTCAAGTTTACCTTGGTCAATCGCAAAGTTACGAATACCTTCAGCGAGTTTATCAACTGCCATTGGATCTTCGTTAAATGCCCAACGGAACTCTGTTTCAGTTAGCGGAGTAGGAGCGGTTGATGATGCAGCTACCGCTTTAAGTTTCTCTGTAACAAGGATATCAGTATTGGCTAACTCTTCTAATAGAGCGGGTCCAATGGTTAAGCGATCGCAACCTGCTAATTCGATAATCTCACCGATATTACGAAAACTGGCTCCCATTACTACTGTGTTAAAGCCGTGTTGTTTGTAGTAATCATAGATTTCAGTAACCGAAATAACCCCAGGATCTGTTTCAGCAGTGTAATCTTTACCGGTATCTTTCTTGTACCAGTCAAGAATACGGCCTACAAAAGGAGAAATAAGATAAACACCGGCTTCTGCACAAGCTCTTGCTTGAGCGAAGCTAAATAATAGTGTCAGATTACAGTTAATACCTTGCTGCTCTAACTCTTTGGCTGCACATATACCTTCCCAGGTCGACGCTAGCTTAATTAAGATACGTGACTTATCAATGCCAGCGTCTTTATAAAGCTTGATTAACTTATGGGCTTTATCGATAGATTTCTGCTTATCGAATGATAGACGAGCATCGACTTCTGTTGAAATACGACCCGGTACTAATTTTAATATCTCTATTCCGATATTTACCGCTAGTTTATCGCCAGCATCTTCGATTTGCTGTGCTTGACTATTACTTTGGGTTTTAGCCCAAGCAATAGCATTATCAATTAGAGAGGCATATTCAGGAATTTGCGCAGCTTTCAAAATCAACGATGGGTTGGTTGTAGCATCTTCTGGTTGATAGCGTTTGATTGCTTCAATGTCACCGGTGTCTGCGACAATAGTAGTGAATGACTTGAGTTGAGCGAGTGCGTTGGCCATGTAACGTTTCCTCTCGATAAAAAATAGTTATTTTACTTCCTTTATTAAACGCGATTTTACTCTTTATTCCAACGTTTTGGTAAAAAAATTACCAAATACCACACTGTTTTGCTCATTTTTTGTTTTTTATTGTTGTTAAATTCCGATTTGAGTGCAAATTTATGTTTATTTAATTGAGTGATGAAAATAGAATTATGACTAATAGTAGATGTTTAGAGAAGTTTACTATTGTTCAGTAAATAAAAAAGCCGCTGATATCAGCGGCTTTTTCTTGAAAGCGATTTGTATTAAATTATTTTAATACAGCACGTTTTTCGGTACCAGTAACGATAGCTTCAATACGACGGTTTCGTCTATGAGCTTCAGCAGTGTTACCTTCAACTACAGGCTTAGTTACACCATAACCCATAGATTTAATACGGTTTGCACTGATGCCGTATTTCGATGTAAGGGCATTAGCAACTGAACTCGCACGACGGTCAGATAAAGCCATGTTATATGCTGGTTTACCTACGTTTGACGCATGGCCTTCAACAATAACCGTATGCTCTGGGTTTTTCTTCATGTAGTTAGCTAATTTCTCTAGATCAGAGAATGAAGCTTGATTAATTACTGCAGAATCATTAGCGAATAAGATGCCACCTAAGTCATGCTTAGTTGTCGCTAATTCATATACTGTACAGCCAGTTGCATCCACTTTGTGGTTACTTGGTGTATTAGGACATTTGTCTAAACGATCAACAACGCCATCAGAATCAGAGTCAGCATCGGCAGCAACAACTACTACTGGTGCAACAACAGCTGCAACAGGTGCCGCTTTTACTGAACCAAAACGGTAGCTTAACTCAAGACCCCAGTAGTTACTTTCCATAGAAAGTGTGTTCCACTTTTCTTCGTCTAAGTTTTCGTAACGACGGTATTTAGCTGCTAGCTTTAAGTTGTCAGTGAAGTTATAACCAATACCTGCGCCAATATATGGTGCAATACCATTGTCGCTATAATACTCAGTATCCCACTGTTTTTTGTTAGAGATAAGATAGTTCATGGCACCAGCTTCAGCTGATAAAGACCATTTGTTTGCAAATGGGTAAAATGCAACTAAACCTAAAGACATACCACGAGCACCAACATCGTTTAACTTGTTGCTGTAGTCAGTCCATTCGGCACGGCCTAGGTCGCGATAACCTAATTCCACACCAAAATAATCATTGAATAAATATCCGCCGAATACATCCCACGCATATGGGTCATCTTCGCCACATACTTTCATGGTTTTTTGATCACAGTTTGGCTCGTAGTTATTTACGCCTAAACCGCCACCAACGTACCAAGGTGTTAATTCTTCAGCAGCTGAAGCTGCAAAAGGTAACATTGAGGTCAGTAATACTACTTTTAATATGTTCTTCATCATTTATAAGTCCATTGTTATTAATACTTCACCAATATACCGGTCTCATGTTTTTGCAAGTCGAATCGGTATTGCCAACAC encodes the following:
- the pgi gene encoding glucose-6-phosphate isomerase, translating into MTQLTQSSTWRQLISNAAALPHMRELFSQDEQRFNSMHLKSCGLLLDYSKNRADKETLALLFKLANEAQLQDKITAMFSGDIINNTEQRAVLHTALRSMADQDIQADGKNIVPEVQQTLTKMAKFVEQVQSGQWKGYTGKAITDIISIGIGGSFLGPKIVTQALRPYWKELNCHFVANVDATSICEKLKGLNAETTLFVMSSKSFSTQETLTNTLSAKEWFLAQGASQSDVAQHFVAVTSNVAKATEFGMDAGNIFPMWDWVGGRYSLWSAIGLPIALIVGMDNFKQLLSGAFDMDQHFQQAPLEQNMPIIMGMLSVLYSNFHSAQSHVILTYDHYLRGLPAYFQQLDMESNGKSVTLEGQTVDYSTGPVIWGGEGTNGQHAYHQLLHQGTALIPADFIMPLQSHNPLGEHHNQLASNCFGQTQALMQGRTYEEALAEMSTSKLDDAQKQLIAKHKVMSGNKPSNTLLMDKLTPQTLGALIALYEHRTFVQGVIWQINSFDQWGVELGKLLGNDVLDRIGADQNANELDCSSNSLINLYRQGQI
- the tal gene encoding transaldolase produces the protein MANALAQLKSFTTIVADTGDIEAIKRYQPEDATTNPSLILKAAQIPEYASLIDNAIAWAKTQSNSQAQQIEDAGDKLAVNIGIEILKLVPGRISTEVDARLSFDKQKSIDKAHKLIKLYKDAGIDKSRILIKLASTWEGICAAKELEQQGINCNLTLLFSFAQARACAEAGVYLISPFVGRILDWYKKDTGKDYTAETDPGVISVTEIYDYYKQHGFNTVVMGASFRNIGEIIELAGCDRLTIGPALLEELANTDILVTEKLKAVAASSTAPTPLTETEFRWAFNEDPMAVDKLAEGIRNFAIDQGKLEVMLKEKLS
- a CDS encoding OmpA family protein; the encoded protein is MMKNILKVVLLTSMLPFAASAAEELTPWYVGGGLGVNNYEPNCDQKTMKVCGEDDPYAWDVFGGYLFNDYFGVELGYRDLGRAEWTDYSNKLNDVGARGMSLGLVAFYPFANKWSLSAEAGAMNYLISNKKQWDTEYYSDNGIAPYIGAGIGYNFTDNLKLAAKYRRYENLDEEKWNTLSMESNYWGLELSYRFGSVKAAPVAAVVAPVVVVAADADSDSDGVVDRLDKCPNTPSNHKVDATGCTVYELATTKHDLGGILFANDSAVINQASFSDLEKLANYMKKNPEHTVIVEGHASNVGKPAYNMALSDRRASSVANALTSKYGISANRIKSMGYGVTKPVVEGNTAEAHRRNRRIEAIVTGTEKRAVLK